A stretch of DNA from Micromonospora peucetia:
GGTGGTGAGGTGTTGACGTATGGGGAGTTGGATCGTCGGTCGGGTGTGTTGGCGGCGTATCTGCGGTCGTTGGGTGTGGGTGTTGGTGATGTGGTGTCGTTGGTGTTGGAGCGTGGGTTGTGGTCGTTGGTGGCGACGATGGGTGTGCTGCGGACGGGTGCGGCGTACACGCCGATGGATGTGTCGTGGCCGGTGGAGCGGATGCGGGTGTTGTTGGCCGATCATGGTGCGCGGGTGGTGTTGACGGTTGGTGCGGTGGCGTCTCGGGTTCCTGTTGGGGACGGGGTGTCGGTGGTGGCGTTGGATGATGACTGGTCGGTGGTGCAGGCGTGTGAGCCGGTGGGGTTGCCGGTGGTGGAGGCGTCGGAGCCGGCGTTCGTGATCTACACGTCGGGTTCGACGGGCACGCCGAAGGGCGTGGTGTTGACGCATGAGAAGCTGACGAACTTCCTGTCGTGGATGACCGACGAGTGCGCCATCGGCCCCGACAGTCGCATGCTGCACTCGGCGGCACCGGTCTTCGACGCCGCATTCGGCGAAATCTTCGCCACGCTCACCGGTGGCGGTTGCGTCGTCGTCTGTTCCCGCGACGACCTGCTCGACGCCCGCCGGCTCACCGACCTCGTCAACCGGCACGACGTCACGCACACCTTCGGACCGGCCACCAACATCGCCCCGCTCGACCCAGCCGCCTGCCCCGGCCTACGCTGCATCATCTTCGGCGGTGAGGCCGTCCCACCGCAGCTGGCCCAGCGGTGGTTGACGGCGGGCACCCGGGTGGTGAACGCGTACGGGCCGGCGGAGATCGCGGTGGCGTGTACGTGGTTCGACGCGTCGGCGGGGTGGGCTGGCGCGTACGTGCCGATCGGATGGCCGATGCCGAACCGGCAGATCCGCGTCATCGACCCGAAACTGAACCTGATGCCCGCCGGAGTCCCCGGGGAAATCCTGATCACCGGCTTCGGCGTGGCCGACGGCTACCTCAACCGCCCCGAACTCACCACCCAACGATTCGTCACCGACCCGTACGGCGGCGGAATCGCCTACCGCACCGGCGACCTGGGCCGGTGGAACACCGCCGGGGCACTCGAAATCCTCGGCCGAATGGACCACCAGGTCAAAGTCAACGGCATCCGCATCGAACTCGGCGAAATCGAAACCGTCCTCGCCCAACATCCCGACGTGGAAAGCGCCGTCGTCGTACGCCGCGAAGACCGAGGCGTCGCCCGCCTGGTCGGCTACGTCACCGGCCGCGACGGCCGACCCCCGGCCGTGAGCGAACTACGGGAACACGCCGCGACCGTGCTGCCCTCGTACATGGTCCCGGCCGTGATCATGATCCTCGACCGCTTCCCTCTCGGAAGCACCGGCAAAATCGACCGACAGGCACTCCCCGAACCCGACTCACAACGCCCCGACCTCGACATCGAATACACCGAACCGACAACCGACGAGGAACGCCTCGTCGTGGGGGTGTTCGCCACCGTCCTCGGGCTGGACCGGGTCGGCACCCACGACAGCTTCTTCCATCTCGGCGGCACCTCGTTGCAGTCGGCGGCCGTGGCCACCGGCATCGACGAGGCCGCGGACGCCGTCGTACCCGTCTCGCAGATCCACCGCACCCCCACACCGCACGCGCTGGCCCAGTGGCTGACCACCGCACCCCGCCGTACGGACACCGGCCCGACCGCCGGGCAGACCCGTCAGCGCCCCGGCCCGGTTCCGCTCGCGCAGCAGGTGGCGAAGTGCCTGATGTCGCCGCTGGAGGTCGTCGTCCCGGTCACCTGGTGGATCGAGGGCGAGCTGGACCTCCGTGCGCTGATGGCGGCACTCGGCGACGTGCACCGGCGACACGAGGCACTGCACGCCCGCTACCGGCGGGTCGACCCGCCGGTGGCGCTCGTCGCGCCGAACCCGGGAATGCCCCAGCTACGACTGCTGACCGACGCCACCACCGAACAGGAGGCCCTGGACCAGCTGGCCGAGGCGGTGCAGCAGCCACTGGACTACACCCAGGGCCGCAACTGGCGGGCGGCGTTGATCCGGGACAGGTCGACCGGGCGGGTCCTGTTCGGAGTCGGCGTCCACCACATCGCCTTCGACGGATGGTCGTACACGCTGCTGGTGCGGGACCTGAGCCACGCCTACGCGGCGCGGTTGTCGGGAGCTGCTCCGGTCTGGGCACGGCCCGCGCCGACACTGCGCCAGTCGTACGACGAGTACACCCGCCTGCGGAACGCCGCCGACCTGGAGACGCAGCGGGCCTACTGGCGCGAGGAGCTGCGCGGCCTGCCCCGACAGGGCCAGCCCCAACCCCAGGCGTCGTTGGAACAGGCGCTGGCGTGGGGCCCGAAGGCCGGGCACACTGTCACCGTCGCCCCCGAGGTCGTGCAACGCTGGGACCGGGCCGCCCGGGAACAGCGGTTCAGCCGGTCCAGCTACTTCGTCGCGGCGTTCGCGTCCGCGCTGCGCGCCATCCACCGGCAGGACGACATCGGCCTGCTGATGGTCGTCGCCAAGCGCGGCAGCCGCGTTCTCGACTCCGCCTTCACCACCCGGCTCAACCTCAACTGCGTCCGGGTCCGGTTCGACGGGCCGGAGGACGACAAGCTCGTCCTCCGGATCAACGAGACGATCAGCGACCTCATGCGGGCCCAGGACGTCCCCTTCGCGGAGACCGCCGACGATCCCGCCGCCGGGCTCTCCGGCGAGGTGGTCGCCAGCCTGCCGACCTTCGTGTTCCAGGACAACGTCGTGCTTCCGCTGGAGTTGCCCGGCTGCCGGGCCGAGGAGGTCGTCGACCCGTACGCCCGGGAGGTGCCCAACGGGCTCACGGTCGAGGTGCTGCCCCGCACCGACCATGCCCTACTGCGCGTCACCATCCGCACCGACTACCTGCCGTACAGCTTCGCCGAGGAGCTGAACGGGCACATGCTGCGTTTCCTCGAAGCCGGGCCCGCGACGGGCCCCACCGCTGACTGACCGTCAGCCCCGTCCACACCGAACTGCTCCACATGCCATGGGTGCGCGAGGCCGCGTCCACAGGTTCCTGGTTCCACTGACCGCCGTACCCGTACAGGTGGCGGTCCTGATCGGAGGTTGGCTCATGTCTGTCGGGTTCGTTGGTGGTCAGGCCCAGACCGCGGGTGTCGCCGGGCCCGGTGCCGACTTCGAGGCCCTCGACCTGATGGGTGACCTGCGGCGGCCGCTGGTGTGGCCGGCCCGGGCGGCGTCTCAGATGCGCACGTTGGAGTTGCCCGACCTGGCGGGCCCGGAGCCGGCCGGGTTGGTGGTGCTGGCGGGCCTCGTCGGGGTGCTGGCCCGGTACACCGGCCAGGAGGAGGTGGCGCTGGGCCTGTCCTCGGGTGGATCGGTGGTGCGGGTGGGTGTGGCGGACGATCCGGCGTTCGGTGTGCTGGTGAGCCAGGTGGGTGCGGCGTGGGCCGCGCCGGTGGTGGCTGCGGGCCTGGTGAGTCCGGTGGTGGTGGGCCTGGTGGACGGCCCGGTGGCCGAGGTGGGCCCGGAAGTGGTGGACGTCGACCTGGTGGTGACCGTGGCCTCGGACGGTTCCGGGCTGCGGGTGGACCACGCGGCGGAGGGCTTCTCCGCGGACTGGGTGCGGGGCCTGCTGGACCAGACCGTGACGCTGCTGTCGGCCGGGGTGCGGGAACCCGGGGTCCCGCTGTCAGGGTTGCCGTTGTTGGGCACGGCCGAACGGGATCGGCTGCTCGCGTGGGGCCGGGGCCCGGACCGCCCGGTGCCGGGCGAGCCGCTCCACGAACTGGTGCTGGAGTGGGCACGCCGGACGCCGGACGCGGTCGCGGGCGTCGCCGACGGCGAGGTCGTCACGTACGGAGAACTGGCCCGCCGATCGGAACTGCTGGCCCGCTACCTGCGCTGCGCCGGTGTCGGCGACGGGGACGTGGTGTCACTGGCGCTGGACCGCAGCATGTGGACCCTCGTCGCCACCCTGGCGGTGCTGCGGGCGGGGGCGGCCTACACGCCGATGGACGTGTCGTGGCCGGCGGAGCGGATGCGGATGCTCCTGGCCGACCACGGCGCCCAGGTCGTGCTCACCGTCGGTGAGGTCGCCCCACGCGTCCCCCGGCCCGACGGCGTACGGGTGGTCGCCCTGGACGACGACTGGCCTGCCGTGGAGGCAGCCGAGGCGATCGACCTGCCGGTGGTGGACGCTTCCTGGCCCGCGTTCGTGATCTACACGTCGGGATCGACCGGGACGCCGAAGGGCGTCGTGCTGACCCACGACAAGCTGACGAACTTCGTCACCTGGATGCGCGACGAGTGCGCGGTCGGCCCGGACAGCCGGATGCTGCACAGCTGCGCCCCGGTCTTCGACGTGGCCCTGGGCGAGATCTACACCGCGCTGACCTCCGGCGCCCGCGTCGTGGTCTGCTCGCGGGACGACCTGCTCGACGCCCGCCGGTTGACGGAGCTGATCGCCAAGGAACAGACCACCCACGCTTTCTGCCCACCCACCAACCTCGCCGCCGTCGACCCGGCCGACTGCCCGAGCATGTCCTGCGTGACCCTCGCCGGGGAACCCGTCCCGCCGCGGATGGCCCAACGGTGGATGGCCGCCGGCACCCGCCTGATCAACGCCTACGGCCCTGCCGAGGCATCCGTCGCCTGCACGTGGTTCGACGCCGAGGCCGGCTGGGGTGGCGCGTACGTGCCGATCGGCTGGCCCATGCCCAACCGCCAGATCCGCGTCGTCGACGCCGCACTCAACCTCGTCCCCATGGGTGTCCCCGGCGAAATCCTCATCACTGGCGCGGGGGTCGCCGACAGCTATCTCCATCGGCCCGAACTGACCGCGCAACGATTCGTCACCGACCCGTACGGCGGCGGGATCGCCTACCGCACCGGCGACCTGGGCCGGTGGAACGCCTCCGGGGCGCTGGAGATCCTCGCCCGGATGGACCACCAGGTCAAGGTCAACGGCATCCGCATCGAACTCGGCGAGATCGAGGCCGTCCTCGAACAGCACCCGGACGTCGGCACGGCCGTGGTGGTCCGCCGCGAGGACCGAGGCGTCGCCCGGCTGGTCGGCTACGTGACCGGCCGCGACGGCCGGCCCCCGGCCGTGAGCGAACTACGGGAACACGCCGCGACCGTGCTGCCCTCGTACATGGTCCCGGCCGTCATCATGGTGCTCGACCGGTTCCCCGTCGGCGGCACCGGGAAGATCAACCGGCGGGCGCTGCCGGAACCAGGCTCGCAGCGCCCGGACCTCGGCGTGGCCTACGTCAAAGCCGCGACCGACGAGGAAAGCCTGGTCACCGGCATTTTCGCCACCGTGCTCGGCATCGAACCCATCGGCACCGAGGACAGCTTCTTCGCCCTCGGCGGCACCTCCCTGCAATCCGCCGCCGTCGCCGCAGCCATCGACGAGGCCGCCGACGTCGTCGTACCCGTCTCGCAGATCCACCGCACACCCACCCCGCACGGCCTGGCCCACTGGCTCACCACCGCACCCCGCCGTCCCAGATCCGAACCGGAACCGCCCGTCACCGGACGCCCCACCCCGACCAGGCCCGTCCCGCTGACCCCGCCGGTCGCCAAGTGTCTCGTGCTCCCGTTCGAGCTGGTCTGTCCGACCACCTGGTGGGTCGAGGGCGAGTTGGACCTGCGCGCGCTGATGGCCGCCCTCGGCGACGTGCACCGGCGGCACGAGGCGTTGTACGCCCGCTACCGGCGGGTGGACCCGCCCGTGGCCATCATCCCGCCGAACCCTGGCATGCCCCAGCTCCGGCTGCTCACCGATGCCGCGAGCGAACAGGAAGCGCTCGACCAACTCGCCGAGGCGGTGCAGCAACCGCTGGACTACACCCAGGGCCGCAACTGGCGGGCCGCCCTGATCCGGGAGAAGTCCACGAACCGGGTCCTGTTCGGCATCGGCATCCACCACATCGCCTTCGACGGCTGGTCACACGCCCTCCTCGTCCGCGACCTCAGCCACGCCTACACCGCACGGCTGTCCGGCGAGGCACCGGTGTGGGCGCGACCCGCGCCCACCCTCCGTCAGTCGTACGACGAGTACACCCGGCTCCGCGACGCCGCCAACCTTGACGCGCAGCGGGCCTACTGGCGCGAGCAGTTGCGCGGGCTCGCCCGCCAGGGCGAGGGCCGGCCCCAGGAACTCCTGGAGCAGACCCCGACCTGGGGCCCCAAAACCGGGCACATCGTCGCCGTCTCTGCCGACGTGTTGGACCGTTGGGACCGGGCCGGCCGCGAACAGCGGTTCAGCCGCTCCACCTACTTCGCCGCCGCCTATGCCTCCGCGCTGCGCTCCATCCACCAGCAGGACGACATCGCCCTGCTGATGATCGTCGCGCAGCGCGGCAGCCGGATCCTCGACTCCGCCTTCACCAGCAGGATCAGCTCCAACTGCCTCCGGGTCCGGTTCGACGGGCCGGAGAAGAACCTGATCCGGGCCGTCCAGCAGAGCGTGGACGCACTGATGGCCGCCCAGGACGTCTCGTTCCTGGAGATGACCACCGACCCGGCCCTCGGGATGTCCCGCGAGGCGGTCAACAGCCTGCCCTCCTTCGCCTACCAGGACAACCTCGTCCTCCCGCTGGAGTTGCCCGGCTGCCGGACCGAGGAGGTCGTCGACCCGTACGCCCGGGAGTGGTCGGGCGGCTGTGTCGCCGAGGTGCTGCCCGGTAACGGGGACGCCCTGCTACGCGTCACCATCCGCACCGACCTGGTACCGACCCCGGTCGCCGAGATGCTGGCCACCGGCATGCTGCGCTTTCTGGAAGCCGGGCCCGAGGGCGCCGACCAGGCGCACTGAGACTCCCGCCGGACGCCGCCCCGGCCGGCCAGCGTCACGCCGGCCGGCGCGGTCCGGTCGGCGTCGACCAGGGCACGGCCTGTTGAAGCGCGGTCACCTGCTCCCGGTCAGTTGCGGGGCCAGACGCGGACCGGCACTAGAAGCTACTGACCAGCTTGACGAACGCGTCGTCGATCTTCGCCGGGTCGCGGGCGTCGAACGCCTTGCCCGCGGATGCCTTGGCGATCCGGTCCAGCGTCGCGAAGTCGGACCTCTCGTCAAAGGCGACGCAGAAGATCTTGATCGGCCGGTCCGGATCCAACGCGACATCTTTGAGCAGCCGGGCGAGATTGTTGTCCTTGTTGTACTCGTTTGTGCCGTCGGTCAGGACGACCACCGCGTTGATCCGGGACTGGTCATAGCGATCGAGCATGTGACGGTGTGCCGCCCGTACGGTGGCGTACAGCGCGGTGCCGCCCTCGACGTGGAGATTGTTGATCTCCTTGGTGAGCACCTCCGGCTTGAAGGCCGACAGCCGGACCTCCTCGCTGTACGGCGACTTCGGCCGCTGTCCGGTCTCGGACGAGAACGACCAGAGCGCCACCTGGTCCTCGGAGTTCAAGAGGCCGAAGCCCTTGACGGCGGCCCTGGTCGCCACCTGGAACCTGGTCAGGTCACCGATCTTCGCGTTCATCGAACCGGACGTGTCGACGGCCACGAGAATGTTCGCCTTCTTGCGCAGTGTGCCCCAGCCGGTGAGGATCGCCTTGACCACGGTGGGATCCGGCGGGTCGAAGTAGGTGAGGTCCCCGCCCCCGCCCCCGCCGACGGAGGCGGCCAGTGGGTCGGACGCCTTCCGCTCGTGGTCGCGGAACCCGTGCCGACCGAGGCTCTGCTGCTGCGGCGACTCCTGGAGGAACTTCAGGAAGTCGGCAGCGGCGTCACGTTGCTCCGGGCTGGCCGAGGGAAGCACCACGTACGGGTGGTCCAGGTTGAACGTGCCCTCCTTCGGATATATCGCGACCAGCGGGACCCTCGGCTTCTCGCCCCGGGTCGGGCTCAGCTCCCCTTCGTTGTACTGGTAGACCAACTCCTCCTGCGTCACCACCGCGCTCATGTCCGTCGGGGTCGCCGTGCCGGCGGCGGACAGGTCCGCCTCGGCGCGGTCCTTCAGCAGATCCACGATGTCGTCGCTGTAGTGGGACACGTTGGCCTCGATGCGGCGGACGAACTGGGTCACCGCCGGATTCGCGACGTCGTTCTCGGTCAGGTCGCTGGCCCGGTTGATGGCCGCGTAGTAGCTCGCGATCGTGGCCGCCAGCCCCGAGGTGGACAGGTTCGGGTTGACCTTGCCGAAGGTGAACCGCCCCCACTCGGGGCGTCCGAAGGCGGCCCAGCCCGTGCGCCCGGACGAGCCCAGGATCTCACCCCAGCCGAGTGGGCCCTGCTGTTGGAGCACCTTTCCCTTCGGCTGCGGCATGGCGATGACCAGCGGGCTGTTCGCGATCGACGGGTACTGGCCGGGGGTCTGCGCCGGACGTCCGGCGGCCTCGTCCAGCAACCTCAGCTGCCCGGTCCAGAGGGTCGACGTCGGCAACCACACCTGCGGCCGTGGCAGGCTGGGCTGCTTGGCCGCCCAGTCGCCGGCCAGCGCTTCCGTCGACGCACCGGAGGCGAGGCCATGTACGGTCACCACGGCGCACCGGTCGCCGTACCGCCGATCGCTCTTGTTGTAGCGTTCTGCCAGCTCGCCGAGCAGCACGTCCTTCTCGATCGACGAGCTGACCTCCAGCGGCGTGCACCCGACATCCGCTGCCGGCCGGACGATCAGGTAGGCCGCCGCGATGACCGCGAATCCGGCCACGATGGCTGCGGTGTACGGCAGCCACGGCCGGGCAGTCGGTCGACCTGAAACCATCTGGTCCCTCCAGGGTGTCGGCTGGCGGCGTCGAGATCAGCCACCCGTCCCTGCCCCGGTGGACGACGCCCTGGCCGCCCGCACCCGACCGCCCGACGAACGGCGTCGATGCGACGGACGACAGAGGCATGGTGTCACGCCCCGCCGGCACGAAGGTCACTCGCCTTCGGCGTGTCGTATCGTCTTGCGCCGTCAGAATCGATCCGGATCAGGTCACGCTCAGCGTCGCCGCGAGTTGGATGATCCTGCTCGGGGCCACCGGATACCGGGCGACCTGGGCGACGGCCTCCCGGGCGGCGGGGCGGTGGTGGATCTCGGTGGGTGCGGTGCGCTCCGCCTCGACCAGCGCTCGGCCGGCACTCACCGGATCGTCGGCCTGAAGGTACGCACGAGCCGCGTTGATCAGATGCTCCGCCCGGTGCTCGGCGGGCAACCATCGCCACGCGGGCCGATCGCCCGGTCGGCCGCCAGCCACGCCAGGTCGGCCTCACCGAGCTTGACCAGCAGTGCGGCGGTGACCCGGTAGGCGTCGACCAGCGGAGCCCGCCCCGGACCGGGGTACCGAGCATGGGCGCGCTGCGCGTGGGCGAGAAGGTCCGGCACGAGGGCCGTCAGGCTCGGGTACCGGGCGTGCTGGTAGGTGGTCCAGGCGTGCGCGACCATGCCCGCCACCCGCTCGACCGGCGCCACGACCCTTCCGGCCACCGGCGGGGCCAGGGCGATCTCGTACGTGCTCAACGTCGCCCGGACCTGGTCGACGCCCAGCATCCGGTGGCCGACGTCGGCCGGTTGCAGCTCCCGACCGAGAAGCGCTGGCACCTCGACCCGCAGCACGGTGGCGATCTCCTGAATGATGGACAGCCGGTCGAGGGACCGCACATCGGGTACATCGTGTACCCCACGTACGTGCCGCGACCGGGGGCGGGGAAGAACTGTCACACGGTGGGTTGTGGACGTAGCCTGGGATCTGGCGATGCCGCGTGCCACAGCGTGGCCTAGGGCCTCGTCATGCAGCCTTGAACGGGGAATCCGCGTTCCGTGGGGCGGTGGTGGCCGCCGGGCCGGCCCCGCGGGTGGAAAGGGTCGTACGACGCCGTCGAGCTGAGTCGTCTGCGACATCAGACGGCATCCGGCGCCATTGTGTGGGACCAGACGGCCCTGAATCGTCTGCGACATCAGCTCGACAGGTCCGGCGCGGAGATCCTCCGCCAGCCGGCACCGTGGCGGATCCTGCCGCTCACCGCGAACCCAGATCTCGGTCGGGGCATGCCGGCCGCGCCAGAACAGTGGATCACCCGGTCAACGTTCTCAATCAAACGAACTCGACAGCCAGTATGGCGTCCACCGTTCGGCCATCTGGCGCAAGGTCCACTCGGCTGATCGAATCTGAGACTCAGCTGGGACGAGACGGCCTAAGGAGTTCAACGCATGGCAACAGATGCCCACGACAGACCGGTTCCAGAAGCAGGCGTACGTGGGCAGCAGGTCCTCGACCTCCTGCATAAGGCAATCGACATCCAAGGCCCACTGGTGCGCAAGAACATCGCCAGGGCCCGTCAGCGGAACCCAGAAGCGACACCAGCAGAGGTAATCCGCAATCTGGAGCGGATGTACGTCAGCGCCTTGACCGGGACGGGTGCTGCAGTTGGCGGAGCTGCAGCAGCGCCCGGCGTCGGCACGGGCGTCGCACTGGCACTGTCGGCCGGCGAGGCCTTCTCATCTCTTGAGCTGAGCGCCCTCTTCGCGCTCTCGATCGCCGAAGTCCACGGAGTCCCCATCGACGAGATCGAGCGCCGCCGAACGATCGTGCTGGGAATCATGCTCGGCGGCTCCGGCTCCGCCACCATTACTAAGGTCGCCGAGCGTACGGGGCAACACTGGGCACGTCAGGTTGTCGCCAAGGTGCCTGGCGAGACGTTGAAGCAAATCAACAAGATCTTGGGGAGACACTTCATCACGAAGTACGGGACCAAGCAGGGAATCATCGTTCTCGGTCGGGTGGCACCGTTCGGTATCGGCGCTGTGATTGGTGGTGGCGCCAACGCTGCCCTCGCCACTCTGGCTGTGCGGGCCGGTCGTCGCGCATTTGGCCCACCCCCGACGTCGTGGCCATAGCTGACTCGCAGCACACTCCAGTCAGGACAGATGGGGCGCGGACGCCGGTGGGGACAGCGGCTCAAGCAGTTGCGGCGGCGGCTGAAAAGTGTCGGTGCCCGGCACTACGGTGACCCGATGACCGATGTATCCGTCGCGCCCGTGGTCCGCAGCCGCCCTCCAGAGGACGGCGGCGAGCGCGAGATCCTGTCCGGCCTGCTCGACTTCCTGCGTGCCTCGGTCGTGAACAAGGTCGCCGGGCTCACCGACGAGCAGGCGTTCGGCCGGCCGGTGCCCGCGTCCGGGCTCACCCCCGCGGGGCTGGTCAAGCACCTGACCGGGGTGGAACGGTACTGGTTCAGCATCGACTTCGCCGGCCACGATCTGCCCCCGCCGTGGACCGACGACCAGCCCGGCGCGTTCGCTCTCGTCCCCGAGGACTCGCTGGCTGAGATCGTCGAGGCGTACCTGGCTGAGTGCGCGCGGTCCGCCGCGGTCGTTGTGGGCGCGACGCTCGACGACCGCGCCCGGGCCGCCGACGTTTCCTTCACACTGCGGTACGCGCTGGCGCACATGGTCCAGGAGACCGCGCGTCACTGCGGCCACCTCGATCTGCTGCGCGAGAGCATCGACGGGCAGGCCGGCGAATAGTCGGGCTCCCCGGTGCGGGTCAGTGGACGAGGGCCGCCGGGCAGTGCGCGAGCAGCTCGGTCGGGGCGTGGATGACCAGGTCCGGGCCGGCTGCGAGCAGCGCGGCGACGTCCCCGCCGTGCCAGGTGGTGGCGACCGAGGTCGCTCCGGCGTCCCGGCCGCTGAGCAGGTCGATCACCGCGTCGCCGACCATCATGGCCTCGTGCGGCGGCACGTCGAGGTGGCCCAGCGCCTGGAGCACGATGTCCGGGGCGGGCTTGGGGCGGGCCACCTCGTCGGAGCCGATCACCTGGTCGAAGAGGTAGAGCACGCCGAGCTGGTCGAGCAGCGAACGGGCCCGGGGGCCGGCCTTGCCGGTGGCAACCGCCATCCGGATGCCGCGCGCGTGCAGGGCCTCCAGGGTCTCGCGTACGCCGGGGAAGAGCGGCACCAGGTGCGCCATCCGGTAGCTCTCCCGGACGAAGGGCTCCTCCATCGCCAGCGGCAGGCCCATCAGCCGCATGATGTCCGGGAAGTACCGGCCCATGTGCCGGTTGTACTCCTCGAACGGCGCCGGACCGTCGCCCACCACCTCGGCGTACGCGATGCTGAACGCCTCCCGCATGACGGCGGAGCTGTCGACGATGACGCCGTCGAGGTCGAACACGACCGCGCGGATCGGACCACGGGCCGGCGACTGCGGGGTCACCTCGACGGTGGCTGGTGGATGGCTCATGGCTGCTCCCGGAAGCGAGTGAGGTCGACGGTGGTTCTCACCGGTCGCGATGGCCCGCCAGCACGTGCTGCCGCTCCGGCTCGGTGGGCCGGGCGGACTGGTAGATCCGTTCGATGATGTCGATGGTCCGGCGCGTCTCGGCGACGGCCGCGCCCCGGCGTGTCGGGTCGGCGAGCAGCCCGGGGAGGGCGTCGAGTTGGCGGTCGTACTCGACGCCGATCGGCTCCTCGGGCAGCGGCAGCCGGACGGTCTCGCCGTCGCGGGTGCGGGTCAGCACCGGCGTCGGCTCCCGGTTGGGGCTGAACCCGAACGTGCAGCGCAGCGTCGCCGACCCGGTGGCGCCGTGCACGGTGATGGTGGTGCGGTCCAGCGACTCGTGCGAGGCCCAGCAGGCGTGCAGGGCGACCGACGCCCCGTCGGCGGTGAGCAGGAAACCCCGGGCGGTGTCCTCGACGTCCCCGCGGGCGCGGCCACCGGTGCCGGCATCGCTGCGCCAGGCGGCGTGCGCGGCGCTGTCGTTGACGAAGTCGTCGGAGACGCTGCCGATGGCGTGGGTGACCCGGGTCGGGCCGAGCATCGGCAGCACCGTGTCGAGCAGGTGCCAGCCGAGGTCCACCAGCGCACCCCCGCCGGAGAGGTCGCGGCGGGTGAACCAGCCGCCCGCGTCGGGCACGCCCCGGGCGCGGACCCAGGCCACGTCGACGTGCCGGATCGGGCCCAGCTCGTCGGCCGCCTCGGCCAGCGCCCGGATGTCGGCGCGCCACCGGGCGGCACTGCCGGCCAGCAGCAACGACCTGCCGTCACGTTCCGCGTCGGCGAGCACCTCCGCCTCGGCGGAGGTGAGGCAGACCGGCTTCTCCAGGAACACCGGCACACCCCGGCGCAGCAGCCGGGCGGCGACGGTCGCGTGCAGGTGGTTGGGGACGGCCACCACCACCAGGTCGACCGCGCCGACGGGCAGGTCGTCGACGTCGGCGTACGCGAAGGGCACCGCGTGGGTGTCGCGGGCGGCGTCCCGGACGGCCGGTTGCGGGTCGACCAGGGCGGTCACCTCGAAGCCCGGATGCGCGGCGAGCCGGGGCAGCCAGATCTCGCGCCCGGCCCACCCGAGGCCGGCCACCGCGACCCGTACCGGCCGGTCGGGCGCGGCGGCCGGGGGCAGGGCCGTCATCCGGCGAGGATGTCGGCCAGCACGGCGGCGATGTCGTGCATCTGCTG
This window harbors:
- a CDS encoding non-ribosomal peptide synthetase — its product is MSVGFDGAQAVAGAVDAEALDLVGDLRRPAVWPARAASVHRVLPSWPPDAGPAGEVVVAGLVAVLARYTGQDEVVVGLSAGGGSVLRVDVADDPGLAELVTRVGSALGTPTADRGRTGPVAVGLVDGPVAETGPEVVDVDLMVSVASDGSAARVDYAVEEFSAQWVRGLVDQLVVLVSAGVRDPGVGLSGLVLLGDVERERLLGWGRGVVRAVPGEPVHELVLGWARRSPEAVAGVAGGEVLTYGELDRRSGVLAAYLRSLGVGVGDVVSLVLERGLWSLVATMGVLRTGAAYTPMDVSWPVERMRVLLADHGARVVLTVGAVASRVPVGDGVSVVALDDDWSVVQACEPVGLPVVEASEPAFVIYTSGSTGTPKGVVLTHEKLTNFLSWMTDECAIGPDSRMLHSAAPVFDAAFGEIFATLTGGGCVVVCSRDDLLDARRLTDLVNRHDVTHTFGPATNIAPLDPAACPGLRCIIFGGEAVPPQLAQRWLTAGTRVVNAYGPAEIAVACTWFDASAGWAGAYVPIGWPMPNRQIRVIDPKLNLMPAGVPGEILITGFGVADGYLNRPELTTQRFVTDPYGGGIAYRTGDLGRWNTAGALEILGRMDHQVKVNGIRIELGEIETVLAQHPDVESAVVVRREDRGVARLVGYVTGRDGRPPAVSELREHAATVLPSYMVPAVIMILDRFPLGSTGKIDRQALPEPDSQRPDLDIEYTEPTTDEERLVVGVFATVLGLDRVGTHDSFFHLGGTSLQSAAVATGIDEAADAVVPVSQIHRTPTPHALAQWLTTAPRRTDTGPTAGQTRQRPGPVPLAQQVAKCLMSPLEVVVPVTWWIEGELDLRALMAALGDVHRRHEALHARYRRVDPPVALVAPNPGMPQLRLLTDATTEQEALDQLAEAVQQPLDYTQGRNWRAALIRDRSTGRVLFGVGVHHIAFDGWSYTLLVRDLSHAYAARLSGAAPVWARPAPTLRQSYDEYTRLRNAADLETQRAYWREELRGLPRQGQPQPQASLEQALAWGPKAGHTVTVAPEVVQRWDRAAREQRFSRSSYFVAAFASALRAIHRQDDIGLLMVVAKRGSRVLDSAFTTRLNLNCVRVRFDGPEDDKLVLRINETISDLMRAQDVPFAETADDPAAGLSGEVVASLPTFVFQDNVVLPLELPGCRAEEVVDPYAREVPNGLTVEVLPRTDHALLRVTIRTDYLPYSFAEELNGHMLRFLEAGPATGPTAD
- a CDS encoding non-ribosomal peptide synthetase; the encoded protein is MSVGFVGGQAQTAGVAGPGADFEALDLMGDLRRPLVWPARAASQMRTLELPDLAGPEPAGLVVLAGLVGVLARYTGQEEVALGLSSGGSVVRVGVADDPAFGVLVSQVGAAWAAPVVAAGLVSPVVVGLVDGPVAEVGPEVVDVDLVVTVASDGSGLRVDHAAEGFSADWVRGLLDQTVTLLSAGVREPGVPLSGLPLLGTAERDRLLAWGRGPDRPVPGEPLHELVLEWARRTPDAVAGVADGEVVTYGELARRSELLARYLRCAGVGDGDVVSLALDRSMWTLVATLAVLRAGAAYTPMDVSWPAERMRMLLADHGAQVVLTVGEVAPRVPRPDGVRVVALDDDWPAVEAAEAIDLPVVDASWPAFVIYTSGSTGTPKGVVLTHDKLTNFVTWMRDECAVGPDSRMLHSCAPVFDVALGEIYTALTSGARVVVCSRDDLLDARRLTELIAKEQTTHAFCPPTNLAAVDPADCPSMSCVTLAGEPVPPRMAQRWMAAGTRLINAYGPAEASVACTWFDAEAGWGGAYVPIGWPMPNRQIRVVDAALNLVPMGVPGEILITGAGVADSYLHRPELTAQRFVTDPYGGGIAYRTGDLGRWNASGALEILARMDHQVKVNGIRIELGEIEAVLEQHPDVGTAVVVRREDRGVARLVGYVTGRDGRPPAVSELREHAATVLPSYMVPAVIMVLDRFPVGGTGKINRRALPEPGSQRPDLGVAYVKAATDEESLVTGIFATVLGIEPIGTEDSFFALGGTSLQSAAVAAAIDEAADVVVPVSQIHRTPTPHGLAHWLTTAPRRPRSEPEPPVTGRPTPTRPVPLTPPVAKCLVLPFELVCPTTWWVEGELDLRALMAALGDVHRRHEALYARYRRVDPPVAIIPPNPGMPQLRLLTDAASEQEALDQLAEAVQQPLDYTQGRNWRAALIREKSTNRVLFGIGIHHIAFDGWSHALLVRDLSHAYTARLSGEAPVWARPAPTLRQSYDEYTRLRDAANLDAQRAYWREQLRGLARQGEGRPQELLEQTPTWGPKTGHIVAVSADVLDRWDRAGREQRFSRSTYFAAAYASALRSIHQQDDIALLMIVAQRGSRILDSAFTSRISSNCLRVRFDGPEKNLIRAVQQSVDALMAAQDVSFLEMTTDPALGMSREAVNSLPSFAYQDNLVLPLELPGCRTEEVVDPYAREWSGGCVAEVLPGNGDALLRVTIRTDLVPTPVAEMLATGMLRFLEAGPEGADQAH